Proteins found in one Pantanalinema sp. genomic segment:
- a CDS encoding transglycosylase SLT domain-containing protein, whose product MRPALSMALGLIIATTSLPTMARAAASENPNPTYQYIKSVAGEDKAKRFAWHVEQAAKKWKLDPLLVARVIRLESEYNPREVSHVGAHGLMQVMPFHFSRRGIPRSKWFDTATNLDLGCRILAWYLDRMVAQYPGLDPSAINHRALVAYNMGPRAVVSRGIYRSRYSEIIMKRYLLPGASESAMVAGSAPQAPRPAEALPAMSEVNQAAMQADLGPMDATSSLPVSPGLSR is encoded by the coding sequence TTGCGTCCTGCCCTCTCCATGGCCCTCGGCCTGATCATCGCCACCACCTCGCTGCCGACCATGGCCCGCGCGGCCGCCTCCGAGAACCCGAACCCCACCTACCAGTACATCAAGTCGGTGGCGGGCGAGGACAAGGCCAAGCGCTTCGCCTGGCACGTCGAGCAGGCGGCCAAGAAGTGGAAGCTGGACCCCTTGCTGGTCGCGCGGGTCATCCGGCTGGAGAGCGAGTACAACCCGCGCGAGGTCAGCCACGTGGGGGCGCACGGGCTCATGCAGGTCATGCCCTTCCACTTCAGCCGCAGGGGCATCCCTCGCTCCAAGTGGTTCGACACGGCCACCAACCTGGATCTCGGCTGCCGGATCCTCGCCTGGTACCTCGATCGCATGGTGGCCCAGTACCCGGGCCTCGACCCCAGCGCCATCAATCACCGCGCCCTGGTGGCCTACAACATGGGCCCCCGGGCCGTGGTCTCGCGCGGTATCTATCGCTCGCGCTACTCCGAGATCATCATGAAGCGCTACCTGCTGCCTGGCGCCTCCGAGAGCGCGATGGTCGCAGGATCCGCGCCCCAAGCCCCGCGCCCCGCCGAGGCCCTGCCCGCCATGAGCGAGGTCAACCAGGCCGCTATGCAGGCGGATCTCGGGCCCATGGACGCGACCTCCTCGCTGCCCGTTTCTCCCGGCCTCTCGCGCTAG
- a CDS encoding VTT domain-containing protein, translating to MEASWAAALPTLPEIRGWSHALGAFAPLAMVGAMTLQQLLPLFPGGLLIALSGTLFGLPLGLGVVTVGTLCASAACHAVGRGPARSVIHRFAGDVRMRAVEARLAHHGVPTVAVIRAFPFVPSYVVSYGAGIAGVPLRTYLLGSLIGTMPGNFLHVLLGDRILNPRDPLFWASMGGLALLALSSFLVERRLRRR from the coding sequence GTGGAGGCGAGCTGGGCCGCGGCCCTGCCGACCTTGCCCGAGATCCGGGGCTGGAGCCACGCGCTCGGAGCGTTCGCGCCGCTCGCCATGGTGGGGGCCATGACCCTCCAGCAGCTCCTCCCGCTCTTCCCGGGGGGCCTCCTGATCGCCCTGTCGGGCACCCTGTTCGGCCTGCCCCTGGGCCTTGGGGTCGTCACCGTCGGCACCCTCTGCGCGTCGGCCGCCTGCCACGCCGTGGGGCGGGGCCCGGCGCGCTCGGTGATTCATCGCTTCGCGGGGGACGTCCGGATGCGGGCGGTGGAGGCGCGCCTCGCGCACCACGGGGTGCCCACGGTCGCGGTGATCCGGGCCTTCCCCTTCGTCCCCTCCTACGTCGTGAGCTACGGGGCGGGCATTGCCGGGGTGCCCCTGCGGACCTACCTGCTGGGCTCGCTCATCGGCACGATGCCCGGCAACTTCCTGCACGTCCTGCTCGGCGATCGCATCCTCAACCCGCGCGATCCGCTCTTCTGGGCCTCGATGGGGGGCCTGGCGCTGCTCGCCCTGAGCTCGTTTCTGGTCGAGCGCCGCCTTCGCAGGCGCTGA
- the lipB gene encoding lipoyl(octanoyl) transferase LipB gives MSRPLRVADLGRLPYPEAWEIQKELVNLRADDLIEDHLLLLEHEPVITLGRKADPAEHVCEAGKGVPTFEIERGGEATYHAPGQLVGYFILKLDGPERDLHRLLRNIEEIQIRALSRWGIEAGRNPGKTGVWVGDRKISSIGVAVRRWVSYHGLGLNVSTDLSGFRAIRPCGMEAGVMTSMEDLLGKPVAMDEVKAAIAAEAAAVLGRTALAADPELFDRRAK, from the coding sequence GTGAGCCGGCCGCTGCGGGTCGCTGACCTCGGGCGCCTCCCCTACCCCGAGGCCTGGGAGATCCAGAAGGAGCTGGTGAACCTGCGGGCGGACGACCTCATCGAGGACCACCTGCTTCTGCTCGAGCACGAGCCGGTCATCACCCTGGGCCGCAAGGCCGACCCCGCCGAGCACGTCTGCGAGGCGGGGAAGGGCGTGCCGACCTTCGAGATCGAGCGCGGGGGCGAGGCCACCTATCACGCCCCGGGGCAGCTGGTGGGCTACTTCATCCTCAAGCTGGACGGCCCCGAGCGGGACCTGCACCGCCTCCTTCGCAACATCGAGGAGATCCAGATCCGGGCCCTTTCGCGCTGGGGGATCGAGGCAGGCCGTAACCCGGGCAAGACCGGGGTCTGGGTGGGCGATCGCAAGATCTCCTCGATCGGGGTCGCGGTGCGCCGCTGGGTCTCCTACCACGGTCTGGGCCTCAACGTCTCCACGGACCTGAGCGGCTTCCGGGCGATCCGCCCATGCGGGATGGAGGCTGGGGTCATGACCTCCATGGAGGACCTGCTCGGCAAGCCGGTCGCCATGGACGAGGTCAAGGCCGCGATCGCCGCCGAGGCCGCCGCCGTGCTCGGGCGAACCGCGCTTGCCGCCGATCCGGAGCTTTTCGACCGCCGGGCGAAGTAG
- a CDS encoding N-acetylmuramoyl-L-alanine amidase — translation MHGLRLLSGLVALTLTVSGCAATLARGDQDVPTPVVDRTYDALVDALPGPGQTPLKGRVIVVDPGHGGKESGTVGPAGLTEKEVNLGVGKALASLLREAGARVILTREGDTGVAPAGSGLADDLKARIAIANAAQADLFLSVHHNATLDPKHERLMTETYYKMDDPGPSADAAASIHRHLLRNLGLPQEKLVPGNYAVLRNAEVPAILGEASYLSHPSTEAKLRSPEKQLLEAQAYFAGILDYFAKGTPRVVAFNQQASPDASRTTLTARLDGGGGAIDPASVSLFLDGTRLGALYDLETRTVRHTLKEPLANGPHTATLTARNVGGNAAPLRTLTFTVDRPAAEIRLQSPLSSLPDDGMLPLRARVLDAMGLPVADGTAVTWQLDGGGLTWQQTRTTRGMATNHVRAPKPKLVVTAKAGTASGRYPLPAARSFVLMGRVLGSESQPLERAAVVAVGATDRLVTASDESGYWLFETLPAGLKEVRVSLPGYRPQTHSLSAPRELEVRLAAIAPAALRDQLIVLNPEGGSEERDPLRRRLSGYNWLVADHLRGYLETAGARVQLTRGLDEGPGDIQRIRAANAQGAGLFLTIGHHASDSVRTSHYPTSAKGKQVAIAVREALLAYDGALKDGTTAPDSTYVLIQTSCPSVTVTHGIQGLSADDPAASARKEAYGILLGLLPKPPQAASLAVRVQAGGLPLGNALVTLDGLWNGQTDAEGRWRFAHLEPGKHEVALVLADGAVLRQSVTLAEGEVRDLTLSPPSPQ, via the coding sequence ATGCACGGCCTGCGCCTCCTCTCCGGCCTCGTCGCCCTGACGCTCACCGTGTCCGGCTGTGCTGCGACCCTCGCCAGAGGCGACCAGGACGTCCCCACCCCCGTCGTCGACCGGACCTACGACGCCCTGGTCGATGCCCTGCCCGGGCCCGGCCAGACCCCGCTCAAGGGGCGGGTGATCGTGGTGGACCCCGGCCACGGCGGCAAGGAGTCGGGCACCGTCGGCCCCGCCGGCCTGACGGAGAAGGAGGTCAACCTGGGGGTGGGCAAGGCCCTCGCCTCCTTGCTTCGCGAGGCGGGCGCCAGGGTCATCCTGACCCGCGAGGGCGACACCGGCGTGGCCCCCGCCGGCTCGGGCCTCGCCGACGACCTCAAGGCGCGCATCGCGATCGCGAACGCCGCCCAGGCCGACCTCTTCCTCTCGGTCCACCACAACGCCACGCTCGACCCCAAGCACGAGCGCCTGATGACCGAGACCTACTACAAGATGGACGACCCCGGCCCCTCGGCCGACGCGGCCGCCAGCATCCACCGCCACCTCCTGCGCAACCTGGGCCTGCCCCAGGAGAAGCTGGTGCCCGGCAACTACGCCGTGCTGCGCAACGCCGAGGTCCCCGCCATCCTCGGGGAGGCCTCCTACCTGTCCCACCCTTCGACCGAGGCCAAGCTGCGATCGCCCGAGAAGCAGCTGCTCGAGGCCCAGGCCTACTTCGCCGGGATCCTCGACTACTTCGCCAAGGGGACCCCGCGCGTCGTCGCCTTCAACCAGCAAGCGAGCCCGGACGCTTCGCGCACGACCCTAACCGCCCGCCTCGACGGCGGAGGCGGCGCCATCGACCCGGCCTCGGTCAGCCTTTTCCTGGACGGCACCAGGCTAGGCGCCCTCTACGACCTTGAGACCCGCACCGTGCGCCACACCCTCAAGGAGCCGCTTGCCAACGGCCCTCACACGGCGACCCTCACGGCGCGGAACGTGGGAGGCAACGCCGCCCCGCTGCGCACGCTCACCTTCACGGTCGATCGTCCCGCCGCCGAGATCCGCCTGCAGAGCCCCCTTTCCTCCCTCCCCGACGACGGCATGCTGCCGCTGCGCGCCCGGGTGCTCGACGCCATGGGCCTGCCGGTGGCCGACGGCACGGCCGTGACCTGGCAGCTCGATGGGGGCGGCCTCACCTGGCAGCAGACGCGCACCACGCGCGGTATGGCGACCAACCACGTCCGCGCCCCCAAGCCCAAGCTGGTCGTGACGGCCAAGGCGGGCACGGCTTCAGGCCGCTACCCGCTGCCCGCCGCCCGCTCGTTCGTCCTGATGGGGCGCGTGCTCGGCTCCGAGTCGCAGCCGCTCGAGCGCGCCGCCGTCGTCGCGGTGGGCGCGACGGATCGCCTCGTCACCGCGAGCGACGAGAGCGGCTACTGGCTTTTCGAGACGCTTCCTGCCGGCCTCAAGGAGGTGCGCGTCTCGCTGCCGGGCTATCGCCCGCAGACCCACTCGCTCTCGGCCCCCCGCGAGCTCGAGGTGCGCCTGGCGGCGATCGCCCCGGCCGCGCTGCGCGACCAGCTCATCGTCCTCAACCCGGAAGGGGGCAGCGAGGAGCGCGATCCGCTCAGGCGCCGGCTTTCCGGATACAACTGGCTGGTGGCCGATCACCTCAGAGGCTACCTGGAAACGGCAGGCGCCCGGGTGCAGCTCACCCGAGGGCTCGACGAAGGCCCTGGCGACATCCAGCGGATCCGCGCGGCCAACGCCCAGGGAGCCGGGCTGTTCCTCACCATCGGCCACCATGCGAGCGACAGCGTCCGCACCTCCCACTATCCGACCAGCGCCAAGGGCAAGCAGGTCGCAATCGCCGTGCGCGAGGCCCTGCTCGCCTACGACGGCGCCCTGAAGGACGGCACGACGGCCCCCGACTCGACCTACGTCCTGATCCAGACCAGCTGCCCCTCGGTGACCGTCACCCACGGCATCCAGGGCCTCTCGGCCGACGATCCGGCGGCCTCGGCGCGCAAGGAGGCCTACGGCATCCTGCTCGGTCTTTTGCCCAAGCCGCCCCAGGCGGCGAGCCTCGCCGTGCGGGTGCAAGCCGGCGGCTTGCCCCTGGGCAACGCCCTTGTCACGCTCGACGGCCTGTGGAACGGCCAGACGGACGCCGAGGGGCGCTGGCGCTTCGCCCATCTCGAGCCGGGCAAGCATGAGGTGGCCCTCGTCCTCGCCGACGGCGCGGTGCTGCGCCAGAGCGTGACCCTCGCCGAGGGCGAGGTCCGCGACCTGACGCTCAGCCCACCCTCCCCGCAGTAA
- a CDS encoding response regulator, producing MTQRIEAEADIRRILILNSAVPLGVLTLIGLLLAWELGQVFDQGAWLTRSIEVRRQSNLVAALLAQIESAHRGFLITGDMRFAKPLINGVPRVERELGNLSRLLSDSPTQVAQAEGIRRLEAQWYANAQHERDLKRAGDPQWLESIRQGRGERLMASMRGLLGQINAEESRAGAERQGALEYQGRITATLAAAGFLLTLSFFALFSVRQYRILEDRYQDMKRRLLVANCALEKRVADLAVTTSQLESANRLKGEFLATMSHELRTPLNSVIGYTELVLTDDEQPLAALNRSNLQTVVKNAKHLLALINDILDLSKVESGKLAIHPEPFLPSDTVQAIIGIAAPLARAKGLSLTGEGGAEVGFVVSDEAKIRQILLNLVSNAIKFTPQGGVKVSLAARGTDDWTVAVSDTGVGIAPEHQELVFETFRQVDSTTTRAAGGTGLGLAISRKLAHLLGGELTLESTPGLGSTFTLRLPRHCPGETPPSPPVPGLPITMLSADDGKPTVLAIDDNPEALFLVAENLKGSGYHVVSATSAEAGLRLAQELRPFAIILDVLMPIQDGWTVLSRLKADPATAEIPVVILSFIENRAVGYALGASAYLTKPLDRTLLKETLDRLGGAPSIEGDALVVDDDPEARQLYRQLLEREGRPLREAADGLEALRQIAARPPALIILDLMMPEMDGFEVLARIRADPRTRGIPVVIVTAKQLSEADSQRLSGARRIIQKGKRAEATGEDLKPLLDAIRQYPTVGATHRKRSPNDS from the coding sequence ATGACGCAGCGAATCGAAGCAGAGGCCGACATCCGGCGCATCCTGATCCTCAACAGCGCGGTACCTCTCGGGGTGCTGACGCTGATCGGGCTCTTGCTCGCCTGGGAGCTGGGGCAGGTCTTCGACCAGGGCGCGTGGCTCACCCGCAGCATCGAGGTCCGTCGCCAGTCGAACCTGGTCGCCGCCCTGCTGGCGCAGATCGAATCGGCGCATCGCGGGTTTCTCATCACCGGCGACATGCGCTTCGCCAAGCCGCTCATCAACGGCGTGCCGCGCGTCGAGCGCGAGCTCGGCAACCTGTCCAGGCTGCTTTCCGACTCCCCGACCCAGGTGGCCCAGGCCGAGGGGATCCGGCGCCTCGAGGCCCAGTGGTACGCGAACGCCCAGCACGAGCGCGACCTGAAACGCGCCGGGGACCCTCAGTGGCTCGAGAGCATCCGCCAGGGGCGGGGCGAGCGGCTCATGGCGAGCATGCGCGGCCTGCTCGGACAGATCAACGCGGAAGAGAGCAGAGCGGGCGCCGAGCGGCAAGGCGCCCTGGAGTACCAGGGGCGCATCACGGCCACCCTGGCCGCGGCGGGCTTCCTGCTCACCCTCTCCTTCTTCGCCCTCTTCAGCGTGCGCCAGTACCGGATCCTCGAGGATCGCTACCAGGACATGAAGCGCCGGCTGCTCGTGGCCAACTGCGCCCTCGAGAAGCGGGTCGCCGACCTCGCCGTCACCACCTCCCAGCTGGAGAGCGCCAACCGCCTCAAGGGCGAGTTCCTGGCCACCATGAGCCACGAGCTGCGCACCCCGCTCAACTCGGTCATCGGCTACACCGAGCTGGTGCTCACCGACGACGAGCAGCCCCTCGCAGCGCTCAACCGGAGCAACCTCCAGACGGTCGTCAAGAACGCCAAGCACCTCCTGGCGCTGATCAACGACATCCTCGACCTCTCCAAGGTCGAGTCGGGCAAGCTGGCGATCCACCCGGAGCCCTTCCTGCCGTCCGACACGGTGCAGGCGATCATAGGCATCGCCGCGCCGCTCGCGCGGGCCAAGGGGCTGAGCCTCACCGGCGAGGGGGGAGCGGAGGTGGGCTTCGTGGTTTCCGACGAGGCCAAGATCCGCCAGATCCTCCTCAACCTCGTCTCCAACGCGATCAAGTTCACCCCCCAAGGAGGCGTCAAGGTGAGCCTCGCCGCCCGGGGAACGGACGACTGGACGGTCGCGGTCAGCGACACGGGGGTCGGCATCGCGCCCGAGCACCAGGAGCTGGTCTTCGAGACGTTCAGGCAGGTGGATTCCACCACGACGCGCGCGGCGGGCGGAACCGGGCTGGGGCTCGCCATCTCGCGCAAGCTCGCCCACCTGCTGGGCGGCGAGCTGACGCTCGAGAGCACGCCGGGCCTGGGAAGCACCTTCACCCTGCGCCTGCCGCGCCACTGCCCCGGCGAAACCCCGCCGAGCCCCCCTGTCCCCGGCCTTCCGATTACCATGCTGAGCGCCGATGACGGCAAGCCCACCGTGCTCGCCATCGACGACAACCCCGAGGCGCTCTTCCTGGTCGCCGAGAACCTCAAGGGCAGCGGGTACCACGTGGTGTCGGCCACCAGCGCGGAGGCGGGGCTGCGCCTGGCCCAGGAGCTGCGCCCCTTCGCCATCATCCTGGACGTCCTGATGCCGATCCAGGACGGCTGGACGGTGCTGAGCCGCCTCAAGGCGGACCCTGCGACCGCCGAGATCCCCGTCGTCATCCTGAGCTTCATCGAGAACCGGGCCGTGGGCTACGCCCTGGGGGCCTCCGCCTATCTCACCAAGCCGCTCGATCGCACCTTGCTCAAAGAGACGCTCGATCGCCTCGGCGGCGCGCCTTCGATCGAAGGCGACGCGCTGGTGGTGGACGACGACCCCGAGGCCCGCCAGCTCTACCGCCAGTTGCTCGAGCGCGAGGGCCGCCCGCTGCGCGAGGCCGCGGACGGCCTCGAGGCCCTCAGGCAGATCGCGGCCCGGCCCCCCGCGCTCATCATCCTCGACCTCATGATGCCCGAGATGGACGGGTTCGAGGTCCTCGCGCGGATCCGCGCGGACCCGCGCACCCGCGGCATCCCGGTCGTCATCGTCACCGCCAAGCAGCTGAGCGAAGCCGATAGCCAGCGCCTGAGCGGCGCGCGCCGGATCATCCAGAAGGGCAAGCGCGCGGAGGCCACGGGCGAGGACCTGAAGCCCTTGCTGGATGCGATCCGGCAGTATCCCACCGTGGGCGCCACCCATCGAAAGAGGTCGCCAAATGACAGCTAA
- a CDS encoding hybrid sensor histidine kinase/response regulator, with translation MTAKHVLVVDDEADNRGLLRQLLRRAGHRVSEARDGQEALAMIERDPPDLMLLDLMMPAMDGFEVLKRLATRHGGFLPVVVVTANTEREARLRALQLGAQEFLTKPIDRGEVTVRVRTLLELKAARDALEARAQVLEDEVAQRTHELRDAHAQLQARAHKLELAYEALQRADRYKDDFLSVISHELRTPLNFISGFGSLLVEGAAGKLNDEQTLYLTKMLEGANRLEGLVSNLLDVASIQAGRLKFTPHPHDYRALVGQAIERMRPEADAKGIALASDVRLSQPVVLDGQRMHQVLSQLISNGIKFTPPGGRVTVKARFDEDLLVTEVVDTGSGIAAEAIPHVFTPFKQLDMSTTREAGGIGLGLTICKAVVEAHGGQIGVLSAEGKGSTFWFSLPLTGPRGVLMAPGAAGAEVLG, from the coding sequence ATGACAGCTAAGCACGTGCTGGTGGTGGACGACGAGGCGGACAACCGGGGTCTGCTCAGGCAGCTGCTGCGCCGCGCGGGCCACCGCGTCTCGGAAGCCCGCGACGGCCAGGAGGCGCTCGCCATGATCGAGAGGGATCCTCCCGACCTGATGCTCCTGGACCTCATGATGCCCGCGATGGACGGCTTCGAGGTGCTCAAGCGCCTCGCCACGCGGCACGGGGGCTTCCTCCCCGTCGTCGTCGTGACGGCCAACACCGAGCGAGAGGCGCGCCTCAGGGCCCTCCAGCTCGGCGCCCAGGAGTTCTTGACCAAGCCCATCGACCGGGGCGAGGTCACGGTGCGCGTGCGCACCCTCCTGGAGCTGAAGGCCGCCCGCGACGCCCTCGAAGCGCGCGCCCAGGTGCTGGAGGACGAGGTCGCGCAGCGAACCCACGAGCTGCGCGACGCGCACGCCCAGTTGCAGGCCCGCGCCCACAAGCTCGAGCTCGCCTACGAGGCCCTGCAGCGCGCCGATCGCTACAAGGACGACTTCCTCTCGGTGATAAGCCACGAGCTGCGCACCCCGCTCAACTTCATCTCGGGCTTCGGGAGCCTGCTCGTCGAGGGAGCGGCAGGCAAGCTCAATGACGAGCAAACGCTCTACCTCACCAAGATGCTCGAGGGGGCAAACCGCCTCGAGGGCCTGGTGAGCAACCTGCTCGACGTCGCCTCGATCCAGGCGGGCAGGCTCAAGTTCACCCCTCACCCCCACGACTACCGGGCGCTCGTCGGCCAGGCCATCGAGCGCATGCGGCCCGAGGCGGACGCCAAGGGGATCGCGCTCGCGAGCGACGTGCGGTTGAGTCAGCCCGTGGTGCTGGACGGCCAGCGCATGCACCAGGTCCTCAGCCAGCTCATCTCCAACGGGATAAAGTTCACCCCACCGGGCGGACGCGTCACCGTCAAGGCGCGCTTCGACGAGGACCTCCTGGTCACGGAGGTGGTGGACACGGGCAGCGGCATCGCGGCCGAGGCCATCCCCCACGTCTTCACCCCCTTCAAGCAGCTCGACATGAGCACGACCCGCGAGGCCGGCGGCATCGGGCTGGGGCTGACCATCTGCAAGGCGGTGGTGGAGGCGCACGGCGGGCAGATCGGCGTGCTGAGCGCGGAGGGGAAGGGCTCGACCTTCTGGTTCTCCCTGCCGCTCACCGGGCCCCGAGGCGTCTTGATGGCCCCCGGCGCGGCGGGCGCGGAGGTCCTGGGCTGA
- a CDS encoding class I SAM-dependent rRNA methyltransferase translates to MTATSERTTTRYRVQFKRNRDERVRAGHPWVFSGEVLEKPPAEAHGQIVEVYDSRGKFMGQGYCNVNSNILVRLLNRRLDEVIDREWWKKRLQEAIALRAEYVSGTDACRLVNGEADGLPALIVDKYGDYLSIQVLSHGIEVRLAEIVELLAELVKPKGIYERSDVPVRRLEGLEQRTGVLWGEEPPSDLSIQEGPYRLNIDIPTGQKTGFFLDQRPNRLRLGELSKGKRVLNCFSYSGGFSMAAAVGGASEVVSVDISAEAIALGEANAKLNGVEDRCKWVVANAFDYLRELEKSGEKFDVVILDPPAFTKTKDSIPGAVRGYKEINLRGMRLLKPGGLLVSASCSHHINPSHFVEIIQEAAVDSYKRLRMLALQGAGMDHPILPAASETNYLKCFYGTVH, encoded by the coding sequence ATGACCGCCACTTCCGAACGCACGACCACCCGCTACCGCGTCCAGTTCAAGCGCAACCGCGACGAGCGCGTGCGCGCCGGCCACCCCTGGGTCTTCTCCGGCGAGGTCCTCGAGAAGCCCCCCGCCGAGGCCCACGGCCAGATCGTGGAGGTCTACGACTCGCGCGGCAAGTTCATGGGCCAGGGGTACTGCAACGTCAACTCCAACATCCTGGTGCGCCTCCTGAACCGCCGGCTCGACGAGGTGATCGACCGCGAATGGTGGAAGAAGCGCCTGCAAGAGGCGATCGCCCTGCGCGCCGAGTACGTCTCGGGCACCGACGCCTGCCGCCTGGTCAACGGCGAGGCGGACGGCCTGCCGGCCCTCATCGTGGACAAGTACGGCGACTACCTCTCGATCCAGGTGCTCTCGCACGGCATCGAGGTCCGGCTTGCCGAGATCGTCGAGCTCCTGGCCGAGCTGGTGAAGCCCAAGGGGATCTACGAGCGCAGCGACGTGCCCGTCCGGCGTCTCGAGGGCCTGGAGCAGCGCACCGGCGTGCTCTGGGGCGAGGAGCCGCCCAGCGACCTCTCGATCCAGGAGGGCCCCTACCGGCTCAACATCGACATCCCCACCGGCCAGAAGACCGGCTTCTTCCTCGACCAGCGCCCCAATCGCCTCAGGCTCGGCGAGCTGAGCAAGGGCAAGCGCGTCCTGAACTGCTTCAGCTACTCGGGCGGCTTCTCGATGGCGGCGGCGGTCGGCGGCGCCAGCGAGGTGGTGAGCGTGGACATCTCGGCCGAGGCGATCGCGCTGGGCGAGGCAAACGCCAAGCTCAACGGCGTAGAGGACCGCTGCAAGTGGGTGGTCGCCAACGCCTTCGACTACCTGCGCGAGCTCGAGAAGTCGGGCGAGAAGTTCGACGTGGTGATCCTCGATCCTCCCGCCTTCACCAAGACCAAGGACTCGATCCCCGGTGCGGTGCGCGGCTACAAGGAGATCAACCTGCGCGGCATGCGCCTGCTCAAGCCGGGCGGCCTCTTGGTCAGCGCCTCCTGCTCGCACCACATCAACCCGAGCCACTTCGTCGAGATCATCCAGGAAGCCGCGGTGGACTCGTACAAGCGCCTGCGCATGCTCGCCCTGCAAGGGGCCGGCATGGACCACCCCATCCTGCCCGCGGCCTCAGAGACCAACTACCTGAAGTGCTTCTACGGCACCGTCCACTAG
- the lpdA gene encoding dihydrolipoyl dehydrogenase, protein MQNKKVEALVIGAGPGGYVAAIRLAQLGKKVLLVEKAQLGGVCLNVGCIPSKALITAAKTVEKLKKVDQMGITVGGFSVDFPKMIGWKDGIVKKLTGGVGQLVKGNGGEVLYGTATFKTANQVEVMTNDGPVLVVAQSVIVATGSRPIEIPGFAFDGRRVISSTEALSLSEIPKRLVVIGGGYIGLEMGMMYAKLGAQVTVVERLGQVLPGFDPEIAQLLGRQLKKLGVEVLLDTAAKGYVDGPMGARVQLEQNGKPLEVEADRILVTVGRRPNSEGLGLERVGVRIDARGFVSTDKQMRTNVPGIYAIGDLAGQPMLAHKASKEAEVAAEVIAGHPAAMDVKAIPAVVFTDPEIGSVGLSEAEAKAQGFDAVVGKFPFAALGRAMTTGETEGFVKVVADRKTQEVLGVHIVGPEASNLVAEAGLALEMGAFIDDLSLTVHAHPTLAEGIMEAAKAAIGEAIHVMNKDTREPAAAGR, encoded by the coding sequence ATGCAGAACAAGAAGGTCGAAGCCCTGGTGATCGGCGCCGGTCCCGGCGGTTACGTGGCAGCCATCCGCCTGGCGCAGCTCGGCAAGAAGGTTCTGCTGGTCGAGAAGGCTCAGCTCGGCGGCGTCTGCCTCAACGTGGGCTGCATCCCCTCAAAGGCCCTCATCACCGCGGCCAAGACGGTCGAGAAGCTCAAGAAGGTCGACCAGATGGGGATCACCGTGGGCGGCTTCTCGGTGGACTTCCCGAAGATGATCGGCTGGAAGGACGGCATCGTGAAGAAGCTGACCGGCGGCGTGGGCCAGCTGGTCAAGGGCAACGGCGGCGAGGTGCTCTACGGCACCGCCACCTTCAAGACCGCCAACCAGGTCGAGGTCATGACCAACGACGGCCCGGTGCTGGTCGTGGCCCAGAGCGTCATCGTCGCCACGGGCAGCCGCCCCATCGAGATCCCGGGCTTCGCCTTCGACGGCAGGCGCGTCATCTCGTCGACCGAGGCCCTCTCCCTCTCCGAGATCCCCAAGCGCCTGGTGGTCATCGGCGGCGGCTACATCGGGCTCGAGATGGGCATGATGTACGCCAAGCTCGGCGCGCAGGTCACGGTCGTCGAGCGCCTGGGCCAGGTCCTGCCCGGTTTCGACCCCGAGATCGCGCAGCTGCTCGGCCGCCAGCTCAAGAAGCTGGGCGTCGAGGTCCTGCTCGATACCGCGGCCAAGGGCTACGTGGATGGCCCCATGGGCGCCAGGGTCCAGCTCGAGCAGAACGGCAAGCCCCTCGAGGTCGAGGCCGATCGGATCCTCGTGACGGTGGGCCGCAGACCCAACTCCGAAGGGCTCGGCCTCGAGCGCGTGGGGGTGCGCATCGATGCCAGGGGCTTCGTGAGCACCGACAAGCAGATGCGCACCAACGTGCCCGGGATCTACGCCATCGGGGACCTGGCAGGTCAGCCCATGCTCGCCCACAAGGCCTCCAAGGAGGCCGAGGTGGCCGCCGAGGTCATCGCCGGCCACCCGGCCGCCATGGACGTCAAGGCGATCCCCGCGGTGGTCTTCACCGATCCCGAGATCGGCTCGGTGGGGCTCTCCGAGGCCGAGGCCAAGGCACAGGGCTTCGACGCCGTCGTCGGCAAGTTCCCCTTCGCGGCCCTGGGCCGGGCCATGACCACCGGCGAGACCGAGGGCTTCGTCAAGGTCGTGGCCGACCGCAAGACCCAGGAGGTGCTGGGCGTCCACATCGTCGGGCCCGAGGCATCGAACCTGGTGGCCGAGGCGGGGCTCGCCCTCGAGATGGGGGCCTTCATCGACGACCTGAGCCTCACGGTTCACGCCCACCCGACGCTCGCCGAGGGGATCATGGAGGCCGCCAAGGCCGCCATCGGCGAGGCGATCCACGTCATGAACAAGGACACCCGTGAGCCGGCCGCTGCGGGTCGCTGA